A single genomic interval of Myxocyprinus asiaticus isolate MX2 ecotype Aquarium Trade chromosome 19, UBuf_Myxa_2, whole genome shotgun sequence harbors:
- the LOC127410433 gene encoding cholesterol 24-hydroxylase-like isoform X1 produces the protein MAVLQEITEWTGYFMLCLLFVVFITFVAYCLYIRHVHQKYDHIPGPPRDNFLLGHIPTFIKETKSDRVIHDLFLEWAERYGPVYRLNSLHIVMVQVYCPEAAKTILMSPKYPKNPFVYKRLFNLFGKRFLGNGLVTVRDHDVWYRQRRIMDPAFSSLYLRGLMGTFNEMSECLMDKLEEKADKKTSAVMHDLVNCVTLNVIAKVAFGVDLNLLKKSDTAFQQAIDLCLKGMVYYIRDPFFTLFPKNWKMVGQFKDAAELLRKTGKKWIQNRKTAMENGEEVPKDILTQILKTAEEEKANNAEDHELMLDNFVTFFIAGQETTANQLSFAIMELGRHPEIYKRAKAEVDEVLGAKRDISYEDIGKLTYLSQVLETLRLYPTAPGTSRWLPEDMVINGLKIPRGCAVALSTYVSSRMNTFFKDPLKFDPERFHVNAPKPYYCYYPFALGPRSCLGQAFSQMEAKVVLAKLLQRFEFSLVPGQSFDIKDTGTLRPKSGVICNIRHCTQNFF, from the exons ATGGCAGTCCTTCAGGAGATCACAGAATGGACTGGATATTTTATGTTATGCTTGCTGTTTGTTGTTTTTATCACATTTGTTGCATATTGTCTGTATATCAGACATGTTCATCAAAAATATGACCATATACCTGGACCTCCAAGAGACAA TTTTCTGCTGGGACATATACcaacttttattaaagaaacaaaatcagaCCGCGTTATTCACGACTTATTTCTGGAATG gGCAGAAAGATATGGCCCTGTCTACAGGCTAAACAGCTTACATATTGTCATGGTCCAGGTTTATTGCCCTGAGGCAGCAAAG ACAATCCTGATGTCACCAAAGTATCCCAAAAATCCCTTTGTCTATAAACGTCTCTTTAACTTATTTGGAAAAAG GTTCTTGGGAAACGGGTTGGTGACTGTTAGGGACCATGACGTCTGGTACAGGCAGAGACGTATCATGGATCCAGCCTTTAGCAGCCT ATACTTACGAGGCTTGATGGGAACTTTTAACGAGATGTCAGAATGCCTAATGGACAAACTGGAGGAAAAAGCTGACAAGAAAACATCTGCTGTCATGCACGACCTGGTCAACTGTGTCACACTCAACGTCATTGCCAAG GTGGCTTTCGGTGTTGACTTGAATTTGTTGAAGAAATCTGACACTGCCTTCCAACAAGCAATAGATCTGTGTTTAAAGGGTATGGTGTATTACATCAGAGACCCATTTTTTACG CTTTTCCCCAAGAACTGGAAGATGGTAGGACAATTTAAAGATGCTGCTGAACTCCTGCGTAAAACAGGCAAGAAATGGATACAAAACAGGAAGACAGCCATGGAAAATGGCGAAGAAGTCCCCAAAGACATTCTTACTCAAATTCTCAAAACGGCAG aagaagaaaaagctAACAATGCAGAAGATCATGAGCTGATGTTGGACAATTTCGTTACTTTCTTTATTGCAG GACAAGAGACAACAGCCAATCAGCTCTCGTTTGCAATAATGGAATTAGGGAGACACCCCGAGATATATAAAAG GGCTAAAGCAGAGGTGGATGAAGTCCTTGGGGCAAAAAGGGACATTTCATATGAAGACATTGGAAAACTCACTTACTTGTCTCAG GTGTTGGAGACTTTGCGTCTGTACCCCACTGCTCCAGGAACATCTCGCTGGCTGCCTGAGGACATGGTTATTAATGGCCTGAAAATCCCAAGAGGCTGTGCTGTTGCT CTCAGTACTTATGTCTCCTCAagaatgaatacatttttcaaagatCCACTGAAGTTTGATCCAGAGAGATTTCATGTGAATGCCCCAAA GCCTTATTACTGCTACTATCCATTTGCACTTGGACCACGATCCTGTCTAGGACAGGCCTTCTCACAG ATGGAGGCGAAAGTTGTGCTTGCCAAACTGCTTCAGAGATTCGAGTTCAGTCTGGTTCCTGGACAGTCGTTCGACATTAAAGACACAGGAACTCTGCGGCCCAAGAGTGGAGTGATCTGCAACATCAGACACTGCACACAGAACTTCTTCTAG
- the LOC127410433 gene encoding cholesterol 24-hydroxylase-like isoform X2 → MAVLQEITEWTGYFMLCLLFVVFITFVAYCLYIRHVHQKYDHIPGPPRDNFLLGHIPTFIKETKSDRVIHDLFLEWAERYGPVYRLNSLHIVMVQVYCPEAAKTILMSPKYPKNPFVYKRLFNLFGKRFLGNGLVTVRDHDVWYRQRRIMDPAFSSLYLRGLMGTFNEMSECLMDKLEEKADKKTSAVMHDLVNCVTLNVIAKVAFGVDLNLLKKSDTAFQQAIDLCLKGMVYYIRDPFFTLFPKNWKMVGQFKDAAELLRKTGKKWIQNRKTAMENGEEVPKDILTQILKTAGQETTANQLSFAIMELGRHPEIYKRAKAEVDEVLGAKRDISYEDIGKLTYLSQVLETLRLYPTAPGTSRWLPEDMVINGLKIPRGCAVALSTYVSSRMNTFFKDPLKFDPERFHVNAPKPYYCYYPFALGPRSCLGQAFSQMEAKVVLAKLLQRFEFSLVPGQSFDIKDTGTLRPKSGVICNIRHCTQNFF, encoded by the exons ATGGCAGTCCTTCAGGAGATCACAGAATGGACTGGATATTTTATGTTATGCTTGCTGTTTGTTGTTTTTATCACATTTGTTGCATATTGTCTGTATATCAGACATGTTCATCAAAAATATGACCATATACCTGGACCTCCAAGAGACAA TTTTCTGCTGGGACATATACcaacttttattaaagaaacaaaatcagaCCGCGTTATTCACGACTTATTTCTGGAATG gGCAGAAAGATATGGCCCTGTCTACAGGCTAAACAGCTTACATATTGTCATGGTCCAGGTTTATTGCCCTGAGGCAGCAAAG ACAATCCTGATGTCACCAAAGTATCCCAAAAATCCCTTTGTCTATAAACGTCTCTTTAACTTATTTGGAAAAAG GTTCTTGGGAAACGGGTTGGTGACTGTTAGGGACCATGACGTCTGGTACAGGCAGAGACGTATCATGGATCCAGCCTTTAGCAGCCT ATACTTACGAGGCTTGATGGGAACTTTTAACGAGATGTCAGAATGCCTAATGGACAAACTGGAGGAAAAAGCTGACAAGAAAACATCTGCTGTCATGCACGACCTGGTCAACTGTGTCACACTCAACGTCATTGCCAAG GTGGCTTTCGGTGTTGACTTGAATTTGTTGAAGAAATCTGACACTGCCTTCCAACAAGCAATAGATCTGTGTTTAAAGGGTATGGTGTATTACATCAGAGACCCATTTTTTACG CTTTTCCCCAAGAACTGGAAGATGGTAGGACAATTTAAAGATGCTGCTGAACTCCTGCGTAAAACAGGCAAGAAATGGATACAAAACAGGAAGACAGCCATGGAAAATGGCGAAGAAGTCCCCAAAGACATTCTTACTCAAATTCTCAAAACGGCAG GACAAGAGACAACAGCCAATCAGCTCTCGTTTGCAATAATGGAATTAGGGAGACACCCCGAGATATATAAAAG GGCTAAAGCAGAGGTGGATGAAGTCCTTGGGGCAAAAAGGGACATTTCATATGAAGACATTGGAAAACTCACTTACTTGTCTCAG GTGTTGGAGACTTTGCGTCTGTACCCCACTGCTCCAGGAACATCTCGCTGGCTGCCTGAGGACATGGTTATTAATGGCCTGAAAATCCCAAGAGGCTGTGCTGTTGCT CTCAGTACTTATGTCTCCTCAagaatgaatacatttttcaaagatCCACTGAAGTTTGATCCAGAGAGATTTCATGTGAATGCCCCAAA GCCTTATTACTGCTACTATCCATTTGCACTTGGACCACGATCCTGTCTAGGACAGGCCTTCTCACAG ATGGAGGCGAAAGTTGTGCTTGCCAAACTGCTTCAGAGATTCGAGTTCAGTCTGGTTCCTGGACAGTCGTTCGACATTAAAGACACAGGAACTCTGCGGCCCAAGAGTGGAGTGATCTGCAACATCAGACACTGCACACAGAACTTCTTCTAG